From the genome of Amycolatopsis sp. NBC_01488, one region includes:
- a CDS encoding lytic transglycosylase domain-containing protein, translated as MITGVVLVVTIGIRNPDAPAAPPPAQPALAIPEQRPQPGAESPRAGLAAPVDRPAVSDQAELDAWATRVADKTHLPARVLAAYGRAEMWMQRQKPTCHLSWATLAGIGRVETGRGDFDLSAIGANGRVAKPVVGPPLDGSPGVPAVHDTDGGKLDGDKSWDHAIGPMQFLPATWKKYQERANGDGGTPDPQNVDDAAFTAARYLCSGGDDLGTPAGWWRAILFYNSGVAYGQDVFSAADAYAEASVAP; from the coding sequence GTGATCACCGGCGTGGTGCTCGTCGTCACGATCGGTATCCGGAACCCGGACGCCCCCGCCGCGCCGCCGCCGGCGCAACCGGCACTGGCCATTCCGGAGCAGCGCCCCCAGCCCGGCGCCGAGTCGCCGCGCGCCGGCCTCGCCGCCCCGGTCGACCGGCCGGCGGTGTCCGACCAGGCCGAGCTGGACGCGTGGGCGACCCGCGTCGCGGACAAGACGCACCTCCCGGCGCGCGTGCTCGCCGCGTACGGCCGGGCGGAGATGTGGATGCAGCGCCAGAAGCCGACGTGCCACCTCTCGTGGGCGACGCTCGCGGGCATCGGCCGGGTCGAGACCGGGCGCGGGGACTTCGACCTCTCGGCGATCGGTGCGAACGGCCGCGTCGCGAAGCCGGTGGTCGGCCCGCCGCTGGACGGCTCGCCGGGCGTCCCGGCGGTGCACGACACCGACGGCGGCAAGCTCGACGGCGACAAGTCGTGGGACCACGCGATCGGCCCGATGCAGTTCCTGCCGGCGACGTGGAAGAAGTACCAGGAGCGGGCCAACGGCGACGGCGGCACGCCGGACCCCCAGAACGTGGACGACGCGGCCTTCACGGCGGCGCGCTACCTGTGCTCGGGCGGCGACGACCTGGGCACCCCGGCCGGCTGGTGGCGCGCGATCTTGTTCTACAACTCGGGTGTGGCGTACGGACAGGACGTGTTCAGCGCGGCGGACGCCTACGCGGAGGCCAGCGTCGCGCCCTGA
- a CDS encoding tetratricopeptide repeat protein: protein MTDAAAASQPPEESRFHAFRQAEDLVGRRRPLDALKALQPLLESETDKPSVHLLAGRAYFHSAQLRRAEEALTRVLELDPTDHYARFVLGRTLQRLGRFVEALAQMKIASAMNPVPEYLEAISEVKARIALRGS from the coding sequence ATGACGGACGCCGCAGCTGCTTCGCAGCCTCCCGAGGAGTCGCGGTTCCATGCCTTCCGCCAGGCCGAGGATCTGGTCGGCCGCCGCCGTCCGCTGGACGCGCTGAAGGCGTTGCAGCCCCTGCTGGAATCCGAGACGGACAAGCCGTCGGTGCACCTGCTGGCCGGGCGCGCCTACTTCCACTCGGCGCAGCTGCGGCGGGCCGAAGAGGCGCTCACGCGGGTGCTGGAGCTGGACCCGACGGACCACTACGCCCGGTTCGTCCTGGGCCGCACGCTGCAGCGCCTCGGCCGGTTCGTCGAGGCGCTGGCCCAGATGAAGATCGCGTCGGCGATGAACCCGGTGCCGGAGTACCTCGAGGCGATCAGCGAAGTGAAGGCACGCATCGCGTTGCGCGGGTCCTGA
- a CDS encoding VOC family protein, giving the protein MSSPYRGLAPYLYYSDATAALAWLTRVFGFAEEVRFCDGAGDVFQAWLRAGDVRIQIAGVGPDYWQAKGVDGPVGQLNILYVDDVDEAYERIEAALGDEGELEPPQDQPYGARVFTVADLGGNSWTFWQQTSETVDLPPGWQAIRAGGESSNG; this is encoded by the coding sequence ATGAGCAGCCCGTACCGGGGCCTGGCGCCCTACCTGTACTACTCCGACGCGACGGCGGCGCTCGCCTGGCTGACCAGGGTCTTCGGGTTCGCCGAGGAGGTCCGGTTCTGCGACGGCGCCGGCGACGTCTTCCAGGCGTGGCTGCGCGCGGGCGACGTGCGGATCCAGATCGCCGGCGTCGGGCCGGACTACTGGCAGGCCAAGGGCGTCGACGGACCGGTCGGCCAGCTCAACATCCTCTACGTCGACGACGTCGACGAGGCCTACGAGCGGATCGAGGCGGCCCTCGGCGACGAGGGCGAGCTCGAGCCGCCGCAGGACCAGCCCTATGGCGCCCGGGTGTTCACCGTCGCCGACCTCGGCGGCAACAGCTGGACGTTCTGGCAGCAGACGTCCGAGACCGTGGACCTGCCGCCCGGCTGGCAGGCGATCCGCGCGGGCGGTGAGTCCTCCAACGGGTGA